A stretch of the Deltaproteobacteria bacterium genome encodes the following:
- a CDS encoding ribonuclease HI family protein yields the protein MAIWTIYTDGAARGNPGPAGAGWVIINAHGKIALENKKYLGELTNNQAEYGALILALEDAHGLGAKELLLQADSELMVRQLKGEYKVKNEGLKPLFRKVILTLSKFKKYTLEHIPREKNSEADRLANEAIDAHFR from the coding sequence GTGGCAATCTGGACCATTTACACCGATGGAGCGGCAAGAGGTAACCCGGGTCCGGCCGGTGCGGGATGGGTTATTATCAATGCTCACGGGAAAATCGCTCTTGAAAATAAAAAATATCTGGGTGAGTTGACCAACAATCAGGCGGAATATGGTGCTCTCATTTTGGCATTGGAAGATGCTCATGGGCTCGGCGCCAAAGAACTTCTTTTGCAGGCCGATTCGGAATTGATGGTTCGCCAACTCAAGGGAGAATATAAAGTCAAAAATGAGGGACTAAAACCCCTCTTTAGAAAAGTTATCTTGACCCTTTCCAAATTTAAGAAGTACACTTTAGAGCATATTCCACGCGAAAAAAACAGTGAGGCTGATCGACTGGCAAACGAGGCGATTGATGCTCATTTTAGGTAG
- a CDS encoding response regulator, which produces MKEGFTKVLLIEDDPDDAFSIQESFNEVRAGSIHFQVQCAKKLKEGLKILKSEPIDVVILDLLLPEVEGFDAVLRVRDVSPSVPVVVLTCVDDEYVALESLSHGAQDYLVKGSIDAGLLVRSIRYAIERGHLLSRLEQSSEDRFFKIIDKNADAMAVIDKDGIVRFVNPAYQFLFEQHPEDIVGKPFPMTLTTNPLAKLEIILKNGDTKNVQMRVSQIEWEKKPAQLASIRDVTALQKLENLKREMSEREEMDRIKDEFVSTVSHELRTPLTTIKSAIENLKDGISGDLNEKQSRVVEIADRNADRLVRIINDLLEISRLESGVAKIHKRRVDAVPLLQEVLQNFQMRTKKHHFILEGNFAKNLPPIYADADMIVQVMNNLLDNALRFAKTKISVEAKATGQDVEVIISDDGIGIPEDRAKELFGKFVQFNRPMGGEGYKGTGLGLAICKEIVDRHGGRIWASSQTGKGTQFHFTMRQFQEETDTL; this is translated from the coding sequence ATGAAAGAGGGTTTTACCAAAGTTTTGTTGATTGAAGATGATCCCGATGATGCCTTTTCAATTCAGGAAAGTTTCAATGAAGTTCGTGCCGGTTCCATTCATTTTCAGGTCCAGTGTGCCAAAAAACTAAAAGAAGGTTTGAAAATTCTAAAAAGTGAACCCATTGATGTTGTTATTCTCGATCTGCTTCTGCCTGAGGTCGAGGGCTTTGATGCCGTTTTGCGTGTCCGTGATGTTTCGCCATCAGTTCCCGTGGTGGTATTAACCTGTGTGGATGATGAATATGTTGCACTTGAGTCCTTAAGTCACGGTGCTCAGGATTATCTGGTGAAAGGTTCTATTGATGCGGGGCTTTTGGTCCGTTCCATTCGCTACGCCATTGAACGGGGCCATCTTTTGTCTCGCCTCGAGCAGTCTTCAGAAGATCGTTTTTTCAAAATCATCGACAAAAATGCCGATGCGATGGCGGTGATTGACAAAGACGGGATTGTCCGTTTTGTGAATCCGGCCTACCAATTTCTTTTTGAACAACATCCGGAAGATATTGTTGGAAAACCGTTTCCCATGACCTTGACGACAAACCCTCTTGCCAAGCTGGAAATTATTCTAAAAAATGGTGACACAAAAAATGTGCAAATGCGTGTTTCACAGATTGAATGGGAAAAGAAACCGGCTCAACTTGCCTCCATTCGCGACGTTACCGCGCTTCAAAAACTGGAAAATCTCAAAAGAGAAATGAGTGAGCGCGAAGAGATGGATCGGATCAAAGACGAGTTTGTCAGTACCGTTTCCCATGAATTAAGAACTCCTTTGACCACGATCAAAAGCGCCATTGAAAATCTGAAGGACGGGATAAGCGGAGACCTTAATGAAAAACAGAGTCGCGTGGTGGAAATTGCCGATCGCAATGCCGACCGGCTCGTGAGAATTATTAATGATCTTCTGGAAATTTCACGGTTGGAATCAGGGGTGGCGAAAATCCATAAAAGACGCGTGGATGCCGTCCCTCTGTTGCAAGAAGTTTTGCAAAATTTTCAGATGAGAACCAAAAAACACCATTTTATTTTGGAGGGAAATTTTGCGAAAAATCTTCCTCCCATTTACGCGGATGCCGACATGATTGTTCAGGTGATGAATAATCTGCTCGATAACGCCCTGCGTTTCGCGAAAACAAAAATTTCCGTTGAGGCAAAAGCCACCGGTCAGGACGTTGAAGTAATCATTTCCGATGACGGTATCGGCATTCCCGAAGATAGGGCAAAAGAACTTTTCGGCAAATTCGTGCAATTTAACCGCCCCATGGGAGGCGAGGGTTACAAGGGAACCGGTTTGGGATTAGCCATTTGTAAAGAGATTGTTGACCGCCATGGAGGGCGAATTTGGGCGTCAAGCCAAACGGGAAAAGGAACTCAATTCCATTTTACGATGCGCCAATTTCAGGAAGAAACGGACACATTATAG
- a CDS encoding PEGA domain-containing protein, with the protein MSFTKYILLIACFFFLRQTVLLFAATSIVIQPVHNGSFDEASDKTAQVLREKLGEKKFLTLINPEKVAAVLAYYKNSQKSGSPQISQVQELLERAKEHYFQFAYADADAELTKAVEIFNADPKLILKEGQTFFDSYITLALVDAAQKKKTEAIGHFKNALHLNPIYQLDAKAFAPSIQKLFQQAKEEVGKEGAGDVEIGSDPKVADIYINGIHQGVAPLKLSALPEGTYNLSFQANNYQSVDQTFSLKAGQKLKLHQRLYWGDAKNSVKKEKKEEKVRRQIEEGLRIAELLKTDKVLMVDVEEDLVAARLVDRRFKASHTPIFISLKNDTENLETQLNKLVELVTAQTELNLLKNPQAYLDPSGVGDPILLGGRRHKKISKGILFGGLGAIAVGGILAGFFLSGGSSAPTTGSLALSFK; encoded by the coding sequence ATGTCTTTTACGAAATATATTCTTTTGATCGCCTGTTTCTTTTTTCTCCGACAGACGGTGCTCCTCTTTGCGGCAACTTCGATTGTCATACAACCTGTTCATAACGGTTCTTTTGATGAAGCAAGCGACAAAACAGCGCAAGTTTTAAGAGAAAAACTGGGCGAGAAAAAATTTCTTACACTGATCAATCCCGAAAAAGTTGCCGCGGTTCTGGCCTATTACAAAAATTCCCAAAAATCCGGTTCGCCACAAATCAGTCAGGTTCAGGAATTATTGGAACGAGCAAAGGAACATTATTTTCAATTTGCCTACGCGGATGCCGACGCCGAACTCACAAAAGCCGTTGAAATTTTTAATGCGGATCCAAAACTGATTTTGAAAGAGGGCCAAACTTTTTTCGACAGTTATATTACACTGGCGCTGGTCGATGCCGCGCAAAAGAAAAAAACGGAAGCCATCGGTCATTTTAAAAACGCACTCCATTTAAATCCTATCTATCAGTTGGATGCAAAAGCCTTCGCTCCATCAATTCAAAAATTATTTCAGCAGGCCAAAGAAGAAGTTGGAAAAGAAGGCGCGGGTGATGTGGAAATTGGAAGCGATCCCAAAGTCGCGGATATTTACATAAACGGAATTCATCAGGGTGTTGCTCCCTTGAAATTATCTGCACTGCCGGAGGGAACCTATAATTTAAGCTTTCAGGCCAATAATTATCAGAGTGTGGATCAAACATTTTCACTGAAAGCGGGACAAAAATTAAAATTGCACCAGAGGTTGTATTGGGGTGATGCGAAAAACTCAGTCAAAAAAGAAAAGAAGGAAGAGAAAGTACGCCGACAAATTGAGGAAGGACTTCGAATTGCGGAACTTTTAAAAACAGACAAGGTTTTGATGGTCGATGTGGAGGAAGACCTTGTTGCCGCGCGTCTGGTGGATCGACGATTCAAGGCGAGTCATACCCCGATTTTTATTTCTCTAAAAAACGATACGGAAAATTTGGAAACCCAACTCAATAAACTTGTGGAGTTGGTGACGGCACAGACAGAACTTAATCTTCTTAAAAATCCGCAGGCTTATCTTGATCCTTCGGGCGTTGGCGATCCGATTTTATTGGGAGGGCGGCGGCACAAAAAAATTTCAAAAGGAATTTTGTTTGGAGGCTTGGGGGCCATTGCTGTGGGGGGGATTTTGGCCGGGTTTTTTCTATCAGGCGGTTCTTCAGCCCCAACGACCGGTTCTTTGGCGCTGAGTTTTAAATGA
- a CDS encoding response regulator: MKNKLDKTILIVEDEFFLAETIRARLEFLGYDVAYAENGLEALQLLEITHIDLILMDVMMPVMDGYAATERIKADEKLKKIPVIFLTARAGEEDKKRAFETGADDYLAKPFRSEDLIAMIEKWISKNNI, translated from the coding sequence ATGAAAAACAAACTTGATAAAACAATTTTGATTGTTGAAGATGAATTTTTTCTGGCGGAGACAATCAGGGCCCGTCTTGAGTTTTTGGGTTATGATGTCGCTTATGCTGAAAATGGTCTTGAAGCCCTGCAACTCTTGGAAATTACGCACATTGATCTGATCCTTATGGATGTGATGATGCCCGTGATGGATGGCTATGCCGCCACAGAAAGAATCAAGGCTGACGAAAAACTCAAAAAAATTCCCGTTATTTTTTTAACGGCACGGGCCGGTGAAGAAGACAAAAAAAGAGCCTTTGAAACAGGGGCCGATGATTATCTTGCCAAACCCTTTCGCAGTGAAGACCTGATCGCGATGATTGAAAAGTGGATTTCCAAGAACAACATTTGA